The Micromonospora violae DNA segment CTGGCGCGTCGACACCTCCTCCGCTTGCCTGGTCGATGAGGGCGGCGTGGGCCTCCGCCGCCTGTCGCGACGACAAGAAGTGGGGCTTCGAGATGGCCCAATGGCTCCAGGGCCCCCTAGGCTCAGTCGCCTACTTGACACTATCGGTGTTGGCGTTTCCACATCTGGTGGTAGATCCTCATTGGATCTCACCAGCATCGCACTCGTTTAGGACACATTCGGGCCATTTGGTTTCAACGCGACGACGTCTTGCCTGGCTGGATTGGGCCGGGCAGCGGAGGTGAAGCCGGCCGCCATAAGGGGCCCTAGCAGGATTTTGAATGTGACGCTCGGCAGAAGGCTGAACGTTGACGGTTGAACGCGCGCTCTTTCGCGGCGCGCCCTTGCAGCGAATGGAGCGGCGTGTACGTCAAGACGTTCCGCGTGAAGAACTTCCGGCGGCTGCGCGACGTCAGGATCGATCTGGACCCCGAGACGACGGTTTTCGTTGGCGCGAACAATAGTGGGAAGACCTCGGCCGCCCAAGTATTCCGACTGTTCCTTGGTGCCGAGAAAGAGCGGTTCCGGCTCTACGACTTCACTGCCGACTGCTGGGCGGAGTTCGACGCGTTCGACGCGGCTTCGGATGATCCCCACGAGCGACTTCCGCGCATCGTTTTGGACATTTGGCTCGACCTGAACGGTGATGATGACAACCTGCACCGCGTGGTCGACTTCCTACCCAATCTGAGTTGGGATTCCGGCCTGGTGGGGATCCGCCTCTCGTACATGCCCAGGAACGCCAAGGCCCTCATCGAGAACTTCGAGGAGTACCGCAACAGGGCGCTGGCCGTCGAACGCCCAGAGGGTTCCAACTACGAACCATGGCCGCGGTCGCTGACTGACTATCTAAGCCGGGAACTGCGGCACGAGTACGAGATCACATACGCGATCTTGGACGCCAGCCACTGCGACGAGCGGCTTGAGCCGATTGCGGGATACGACCCGTACACTGCGCCCGGCAACGCGAGCCGCCTCGGCGTCAAGCTCGACTCGTTGATCAAAGTTGACTTCCTTGACGCTCAGCGTCACCTGGTCGACGGCGACAGCCGGGGTCGAGCCGAAGACCTGTCTCGCAAGTTGAGCGGCTTCTACGCCCGCAATCTCGAACAGCGGGAGAATGATCTCGCGGCCGTCGCGGCAATCGCGGACTCGGAACGCCACCTTAACGAACACTTCGCGAAAGTCTTTGAGTCGACCTTGGACAAGCTTGCCGACCTCGGCTATCCAGGCTTCGCCCATCCGCGGTTGGTCGTGAAGGCTGCCTTCAACGCCCAGAGCGTCCTCAACAGCGGTGCCCGGGTTCACTACGCTCTACCTGCGGCCGACGGCTCGATGGATGCAGCTGAGCGAACGCTGCCCGACCAGTACAACGGACTCGGCTTCAAGAACCTGATCTATATGGTCGTCGAGGTTTTGGACTTTCACCATCGATGGATCGACGCCGAAGGTGAACGGCCCCCAATCCACCTAGTGTTCATCGAGGAACCTGAGGCGCATCTGCACACTCAACTGCAACAAGTGTTCATCCGTAAAATCCGTGAAATCCTTCCCCATGTTGAGCCTGCTTTCGTCACTCAAATGATCGTCACAACACACTCCGCTCACGTCATTTACGAAAAGTCGTTTGAGCCAATTCGATACTTCAAGCGGACCGGCGTCGACGGCAATGTCCATCACACCGACGTGAAGGATCTGATGACATTCCGGGAGACGGCGGAGGTCGATACGAGGCAGTTCCTTCGGCAGTACCTGAAGCTGACTCACTGCGACCTGTTCTTCGCTGACGCTGCGATTCTGGTCGAGGGCAATGTCGAAAGGCTCCTGCTGCCACTGATCATTCAGAAGGCGGCGCCTGAGCTTCAGTCAAGCCACCTCACGATCCTTGAGGTCGGCGGGGCCTATGCCCACAAGTTCCAGGAACTGATCAACTTCCTGGAACTTCCCGCACTGGTCATCACCGACGTCGACAGCGTGCGAGGGCCGAACCCCGCCGCTGCTACGACCGACTCAGCCGACGTGCCTGCAGCTAGGTCGTCGTGTATGACGACGCAGGCGGGCGCGGTTACGAGCAACGAAACCCTGGCCTCATGGATTCCCCGTATGCGGCTGATCGATCAGCTTCTCGATGCGGACGAGGCTACGAAGTCCCCGTTGACCGCTGCCGGCACTCCGGGATGCATCCGGGTCGCATACCAAACCCGCCGGCCGATCACGTGGGGTGAGCACCAGGCAGCCTTAGCTGGTCGCACCTTCGAGGAAGCATTCGCCATGGAGAACCTCGCGTGGTGCCAGGATGAGGCACAGGCCGATCTCCGGCTCCGCGTTGCGGGAGCAGCGGCGATGACGTTGGACTGCATACACGAGGAAATCCACAAGCGCGTCAAGTCGTTCGACAAGACCGACTTCGCCCTCGCACTCATCACCAAGGACCACAAACAATGGACTGCGCCGCAGTACATTGCAGACGGTCTCTACTGGCTACGAGACCGGATAACTGTCGTCGCGCCCGAAACCGCACCCTTGACTTCGATCGAAGCCGAGGTCGGTGAATGACCCGCCGGATCGATGCCCAAGACACGGACGCCGATCGACGGATCCGCGACGTCCTCGGCAGCAAGGGCAAAGCCGGGTTCATCGTTACCGCCGGGGCGGGTTCCGGCAAGACCACCTCACTCGTCAAGGCGCTCGCTCATGTGACAGCAACCCGCCGTGCCCAGCTCCGAGCGCGCACCCAGCGGATAGCCTGCATCACCTACACCGAGGTCGCCGTAGCCGAGATCCACGGCGATGTCCAAGACGACCCTCTGGTCTATGTATCGACGATTCATAGCTTCCTCTGGGAAGCCATCGCACCGTTCCAGTCCGACATCGGTGCCTGGATCAAACGCCAACTCACAGCCAAGCTCGACGAGCTTAGCGGCAAGATCGAGAAGGCGAAGACACCCGCCAAGCGTGACACGATGACCCAAGACTGGACTCGCTACCAACGTCAGCTAGCCGCGCTCCGCTCGGTCCGCAAGTTCACATATAGCGTCGGGCCCGACTACGGCAGGGGGCAGATCGGCCACGCGGATGTCCTCAAGATGGTTCCGCGGATGCTCATCGAGCAACCGCTGCTAGCAAAGGTCATCGCAACGCGCTTCCCGATCGTCTTCGTCGACGAAAGCCAAGATACAGAGGCGAACGTCGTCGCAAGCCTCATCCACACGTACAAAACCGTCAAGAGCGATTTCTGCCTGGGATTCTTCGGCGACCCGATGCAGCAGATCTACCCCACGGGCATCGGCCAGGTACCGGCCGAACCGGATTGGGCACTGATCAACAAGCCCGAAAATTTCCGCTCCTCGCGCCGCGTGCTCGAGGTCGTGAACCGGGTGCGAGCCGGCGCCGACGGGAACAAGCAGACACCGGGCCGACCTGATGCCCTCACCCCAGATGGAGACGCATACTTCATTGTTCTACCTACCGACGCCGACCGTGTCGCCAGCATGGACGCCGTACGCCGCTGGCTCGCGCACCGCACCTCGAACGACGCCTGGGCCGCCGACGGGCCCGACGGTGTGAAGATCCTCGTCGCCATGCATAAGCTCGCGGCCCGGCGACTCGGCTTCGCCGACCTGCACGCGGCGTTCCACCCGAAGAACCCGCCCGCACTGGCCACCGCGTTCATCGAAGGCACAGCCTGGCCCATCACGCCGTTCGCCAACGTGATCCTTCCCCTGTGCGACCCCTCGAACGACCACGCCACGCTCCGTATCCTGCGCAAGCACAGTGCTCTGATCCGCGACGACCTCACCGGAGCCGGTGTCGTGCGGGAGCGACTAACGTCCGCGCGCAAAGCCGTGACTGATCTACGCGACCTCGTCGCCGCCGGCGGCCCCGGCTCTGTCGGGAAGACGCTACGGTTCGCGCACCACACCAAGCTCATCGACCCGGTTCCGCAACTCGCCCGCTACCTGGACCCCGACGGACCCCACGGCGACCAGGTCTTGTCCGAAAAGGCCCGAGAAATCCTCGACGCGTTTATGACCTGCGACGTGCGGGAGCTCCAGGGCTATCTTCGCTATGTCAGCCGTCAGTCGCCTTACTCGACGCAACACGCGACGAAAGGTGCCGAGTTCCCGCGGGTCATCGTCCTGTTGGACGACTCCGAAGGAGTCCTGCCGGCATACTCCTACGACAAACTCCTCGGACTCACTGCACTGTCGCAAACTGACCGCGAGAACAAGGCGAACGGCAAAGACACCACCGTCGAACGAAGCCGGCGCTTGCTGTACGTCTGCGTCTCACGCGCCCGGGAGGAACTCGCCGTCATCGTCTACGCGGACAACGTCGAAGCCGCGATTCTGTCCCTCAAGGTGTCCGGCCTAGCAGACGAACCACTGACTCTGAGCGACCTCGCCAGCGTACGTGGCGCGTATCCCAGCATCCCATAGAGGATGCAGCGCAGACCTGTAGCTGCTGGTCCGCGCCTGTTTCGAAGACTCGTCCCGGTGGGTGGCGCTGGCAGCAAGGCCGAGGATGAACTCGCCGCCGTGGCGGGGTGATCGACCGTTCGTGCCGGGGCTGTGGGGGCGGGGTCACGCGACGCAGCACGCGAACGGAGCGCATACGGCCCGGCACCTGCACCGGTATGTTCCCAACAAGTACGCCGGCCGGGACGTGTCGTAGCCGAGGTCAGCGACGATGAGGGTTTTCGGGGTCACCGACGCTCCACTGTCCCGCCATGAGGAGCCGCCGCACAAGTTGTGCACTACCCGGCGATGACGATGGCCTGAGCCGCTGAACGTCCAACGACGCGGTCCCAAAGCTGCGACCGGGTTTCGAACGCCGTGACGAGCGAGTATGGCCAGCCAGGAACCAACACGTGCTGATCCATAGCGCAGCCGTAGGTGTGGCACAGGATCCGCTCCTCCGAGGTGTGCATGTCCGGCCGAAGCCAGCAGGTGAGGCCCACTGCCAAGACCAGGCGGCCGTCGGTAGCGCGAGGCAGCGGGAGCGGCGCGCCAAGCTCGTGCGGGGCCGCTCGACATCTACCCAGCCCCGCGCCAACTGCCTCGTACAGCGACCGCTTCCTCAGGAAATGCCGCCCGAGTCCTCCAACGCGCTGATTACGATCGCCCCTCGGATCTAAGGAGCAAGCCCCACTCCTTCTCCAAGGCTTGGGTGATTCGATGGTCACGGGCGGTGGCACGCCCTCAGAGGGGACGTTCAAGTCCACCGACTGGATCTGGCCGGAATTCCTGGGTGGCTGATGCAGCGGATTTTAGGGCTTGGGTCAGTTCGCGTAGCTGCGCTTCCAGGTCAGCGAATTGCCCCGGAGTTCCGGCTGCCGCCACTTCGCGACGCAGAGCGGCGAGGTATTGCTGGTGGAGGAGGTGTACTCGGTCGCCGGAGAGTCCCCATGTCCGGGCCACTTCGATAAGGGCCGCCACCTCGGCGTGACTGAGGACATGGTCGGCAAGGGCACGGTCGAGTACGTCGAGGTATGCGTCGGCGCGGGAGTCGCCGGTGGTTGCGGTCTGAACGCGGGCGGCTACGCCGGCAAGACTGATGCGGAGGCCGGGCTTGCACGTACCGTGGCGACGCCAGTCGACGGACGCGCCAGGGTAGCGCCGTCGCCGGTCGGCGCTGTCCAAGTGAGAGGGAGTTCGAGTGGACGGCAGCCGAGTTCGGCGAGGGCGGTGACGCCGGCTTGCCGGGCGCGGTTCAGGTACTTCTTGAGTAGCTGTGCGGTGGCCGTTGCGTCGCCGAGCGCGGAGTGCGCTGCTTGTAAGGGAATGTCTTCGGCAATGCAGAGATCTGCGAGTCGGCGGGTTGCCCCGCCGCCATACCGGTGGGACATGCTGAGGGTGCAGAGTGCGGGCCAGGCCGGGGCGGGGTAGCCGAGCTGGTGGAACTCGGCGTCGAGGAAGCTGAGGTCGTAGCGTGAGTTGTGCGCAACGACGATGGCGCCGCGCAACTGGTTGGCGAGTTCGCCGGCGATGTCACTGAAACGCGGAGCGAGGGCAAGGTCGGCGGCGGTGAGGCCGTGTACGCGGGTGGGTCCTGGGTCTCGGCCGGGGTTGATCAGGGTGGTCCATCGATGTTCGATCTGTCCAGCGGGAGACAGTCGTACGACCGCGACTTCGATGATCCGGTCGCCTCGGTGTGAGGCGAAGCCGGTGGTTTCCAGGTCGACGACCGCGAAGGGTGTCTGTCCGAGCTGAGCCAGCGGCCGTATAACAGGCTGTGCTGCTGATCGGTCAGGTGCGGGGCGGGGTGTGGGCGGTGCGTTGCTGCGATCGTGGTTCATGGTCTCGGTGGCGAGCACAGAGGCTTGCTCGGGGCGGGGCATTGCGGCCATCGACCGCAGCGCGTGCCAGGCTTCTGGTACGTCGAGGGCCCGCGCTGCGTAGGCGATGGTGAGCAGATCGTCCGTCAGGTACTGGTCGTATTTGTCTGACGCCTTGTTCGGCACCGCTGCGGCGAGTACCGGAGGGTCGGGTGGCGTCTCGTCGGCGAGGTGCCTGATGGTTTCCCATAGCCCGGCAGGGTCGGTGCCTCGGATGGTCAGGGCGACGCCGTCGTGGCCGACCTCTAGTCCTTCTCGTGTGAGGGCTACGGCGAGGGTGTTCATGATTTTGTCCCCTCGCCAGGGGAACAGGAGGGTGTCGTTGCCCCAGCCGAGGATCGCGTGGCTGTCCAGCGCGTACCTGTTGAAGGCTGCACGTCCTTCTTGGAGGAGTGTTTGGGCCTGGCGGTCGAGGTAGCGGGGTATCTCGGTTGTTGTGTAGATCGTGCGCATGCGTTGTCGGACGGCGTCGGCGACTTCGCCGCCGCTTCCTGAGAAGCTCGGGGGGCGGCCACCACCGGATCTGACCAGGTCGATAATTTCTGCATTGTGTCGATCGCGACGATCTTCCAGCGTCGGCCGCTGAAGATCAGCAGCATTCCAGGGGTGATCGGGTTGTCGACAGGCAGCGATCCGATGGTGCGGCCGTCCGCGACGAGGCGGAACTCTTCTGGGCTTGTGAAGGCGGTATAGAAGCTGTAGTGGTTGACGAGGCGGTCGCCGACGCCGCCGGGCAGCA contains these protein-coding regions:
- a CDS encoding ATP-dependent endonuclease — protein: MYVKTFRVKNFRRLRDVRIDLDPETTVFVGANNSGKTSAAQVFRLFLGAEKERFRLYDFTADCWAEFDAFDAASDDPHERLPRIVLDIWLDLNGDDDNLHRVVDFLPNLSWDSGLVGIRLSYMPRNAKALIENFEEYRNRALAVERPEGSNYEPWPRSLTDYLSRELRHEYEITYAILDASHCDERLEPIAGYDPYTAPGNASRLGVKLDSLIKVDFLDAQRHLVDGDSRGRAEDLSRKLSGFYARNLEQRENDLAAVAAIADSERHLNEHFAKVFESTLDKLADLGYPGFAHPRLVVKAAFNAQSVLNSGARVHYALPAADGSMDAAERTLPDQYNGLGFKNLIYMVVEVLDFHHRWIDAEGERPPIHLVFIEEPEAHLHTQLQQVFIRKIREILPHVEPAFVTQMIVTTHSAHVIYEKSFEPIRYFKRTGVDGNVHHTDVKDLMTFRETAEVDTRQFLRQYLKLTHCDLFFADAAILVEGNVERLLLPLIIQKAAPELQSSHLTILEVGGAYAHKFQELINFLELPALVITDVDSVRGPNPAAATTDSADVPAARSSCMTTQAGAVTSNETLASWIPRMRLIDQLLDADEATKSPLTAAGTPGCIRVAYQTRRPITWGEHQAALAGRTFEEAFAMENLAWCQDEAQADLRLRVAGAAAMTLDCIHEEIHKRVKSFDKTDFALALITKDHKQWTAPQYIADGLYWLRDRITVVAPETAPLTSIEAEVGE
- a CDS encoding UvrD-helicase domain-containing protein — encoded protein: MTRRIDAQDTDADRRIRDVLGSKGKAGFIVTAGAGSGKTTSLVKALAHVTATRRAQLRARTQRIACITYTEVAVAEIHGDVQDDPLVYVSTIHSFLWEAIAPFQSDIGAWIKRQLTAKLDELSGKIEKAKTPAKRDTMTQDWTRYQRQLAALRSVRKFTYSVGPDYGRGQIGHADVLKMVPRMLIEQPLLAKVIATRFPIVFVDESQDTEANVVASLIHTYKTVKSDFCLGFFGDPMQQIYPTGIGQVPAEPDWALINKPENFRSSRRVLEVVNRVRAGADGNKQTPGRPDALTPDGDAYFIVLPTDADRVASMDAVRRWLAHRTSNDAWAADGPDGVKILVAMHKLAARRLGFADLHAAFHPKNPPALATAFIEGTAWPITPFANVILPLCDPSNDHATLRILRKHSALIRDDLTGAGVVRERLTSARKAVTDLRDLVAAGGPGSVGKTLRFAHHTKLIDPVPQLARYLDPDGPHGDQVLSEKAREILDAFMTCDVRELQGYLRYVSRQSPYSTQHATKGAEFPRVIVLLDDSEGVLPAYSYDKLLGLTALSQTDRENKANGKDTTVERSRRLLYVCVSRAREELAVIVYADNVEAAILSLKVSGLADEPLTLSDLASVRGAYPSIP
- a CDS encoding 3'-5' exonuclease; translation: MNTLAVALTREGLEVGHDGVALTIRGTDPAGLWETIRHLADETPPDPPVLAAAVPNKASDKYDQYLTDDLLTIAYAARALDVPEAWHALRSMAAMPRPEQASVLATETMNHDRSNAPPTPRPAPDRSAAQPVIRPLAQLGQTPFAVVDLETTGFASHRGDRIIEVAVVRLSPAGQIEHRWTTLINPGRDPGPTRVHGLTAADLALAPRFSDIAGELANQLRGAIVVAHNSRYDLSFLDAEFHQLGYPAPAWPALCTLSMSHRYGGGATRRLADLCIAEDIPLQAAHSALGDATATAQLLKKYLNRARQAGVTALAELGCRPLELPLTWTAPTGDGATLARPSTGVATVRASPASASVLPA